One window of Jannaschia sp. CCS1 genomic DNA carries:
- a CDS encoding SDR family oxidoreductase, giving the protein MRLQGKRAVVTAAGAGIGQATAIAFAAEGAEVIATDINPDALGPVKDAGCSVQPLDVTDGDAIADFTAQIGAPDILFNCAGFVHHGTILDCDDDAFDFSFNLNVRAMFRMTRAFLPGMIDNGGASIVNMASVVSSIIAAPNRFVYGGTKAAVIGMTKGIAADFVTQGIRCNAICPGTVDSPSLQGRMRAQGDYGTARAAFVARQPMGRIAGAEEVAKLAVYLASDDSAFVTGQAMVVDGGWSNV; this is encoded by the coding sequence ATGCGACTTCAGGGAAAACGGGCCGTTGTGACCGCCGCGGGGGCCGGTATCGGGCAGGCCACGGCCATCGCTTTTGCCGCTGAGGGGGCGGAGGTCATAGCCACCGACATCAACCCCGACGCGCTTGGCCCGGTGAAGGATGCAGGATGCAGCGTGCAGCCGTTGGACGTGACCGATGGCGATGCCATCGCGGACTTCACCGCACAGATCGGCGCGCCGGATATCCTGTTCAACTGCGCGGGCTTTGTGCATCACGGCACCATTCTGGACTGTGACGACGACGCCTTTGATTTCAGCTTCAATCTGAACGTCCGGGCGATGTTCCGCATGACACGCGCGTTCCTGCCAGGGATGATCGACAATGGCGGCGCCAGTATCGTCAACATGGCCTCGGTCGTGTCGTCGATCATCGCCGCGCCCAATCGGTTCGTCTATGGCGGGACCAAGGCCGCGGTGATTGGCATGACCAAAGGCATTGCGGCGGATTTCGTGACACAGGGCATCCGCTGCAACGCGATCTGCCCCGGGACCGTCGACAGCCCCAGCCTGCAGGGTCGGATGCGCGCACAGGGGGATTACGGCACCGCCCGCGCCGCCTTTGTCGCCCGTCAACCCATGGGTCGGATTGCGGGCGCAGAGGAAGTCGCCAAACTGGCTGTCTATCTGGCCAGCGATGACAGCGCCTTTGTGACCGGTCAGGCCATGGTGGTCGATGGCGGATGGTCGAACGTTTGA
- a CDS encoding GntR family transcriptional regulator produces the protein MLSTGHPKDQGEIAKPVRLSSLSSYEGTLSGRVYHSLKDAILSLAYQPGQILRKGDICDQLGISRSPVSEAVTRLATEGLVDVVPQAGTFVARFSMDEIREGAFLREALELAAIERVAGTITDEQIILLKRNLRVQEALVEDGDFQGFYKMDADMHEMILGFTGYRRLAQMAETSWLQVNRARQLILPNPGRVADTLEEHRSIIAALAARDSGAARLATQNHLRQLLRYLEPLERDHPEMFAPR, from the coding sequence ATGTTATCGACGGGCCACCCCAAGGATCAAGGTGAAATCGCGAAGCCTGTTCGGCTATCGTCCCTGTCATCTTACGAAGGGACTTTGTCGGGCCGCGTGTACCACAGCCTGAAGGACGCGATCCTGTCACTGGCCTATCAGCCAGGCCAGATTTTGCGCAAGGGCGATATCTGCGACCAGCTTGGCATATCCCGCAGCCCGGTATCGGAGGCGGTCACGCGGCTGGCAACCGAGGGCTTGGTGGATGTGGTGCCCCAGGCCGGGACCTTTGTCGCGCGCTTTTCGATGGATGAGATCCGCGAAGGCGCGTTCCTGCGAGAGGCGCTGGAACTTGCGGCGATCGAGCGGGTCGCCGGCACGATCACGGATGAGCAAATCATCTTGCTCAAGCGAAATCTGCGGGTTCAGGAGGCGTTGGTTGAAGACGGTGATTTTCAGGGCTTCTACAAGATGGATGCCGACATGCACGAGATGATCCTGGGGTTCACGGGCTATCGACGGCTGGCCCAGATGGCCGAAACAAGCTGGCTTCAGGTCAACCGCGCGCGGCAGTTGATCCTGCCCAATCCAGGCCGGGTGGCAGACACGCTGGAGGAGCACCGGTCGATCATTGCCGCACTTGCGGCGCGTGACAGCGGTGCTGCCCGTCTCGCAACACAAAATCATCTGCGGCAATTGTTGCGTTATCTGGAGCCTCTGGAGCGCGACCACCCTGAAATGTTCGCGCCGCGATGA
- a CDS encoding TIM barrel protein has product MSRPNRPRYAARLNAFKQLTPGSDVRDWIAAAGQVGGLGAADLNFPDHFAVYDADQMGNFLGEAALTLNGIAMRYYTDPGFKLGAFTHPDAAVRQAALDVTKQGIDTCARMGGKTVTLWMGQDGFDYAFQMDYGLAWDRTVAAIADICAHDPNIDIAIEYKPNEPRAFALMPDIGTTLLACREVGAVNLGVTLDFAHVLYADEMPAHSAALIGRHSRMIGLHLNDGYGKRDDGLMVGSVHAIQTVELLVAMLRMGQTDVIYFDTFPDMGGLNPIEEARTNVAVTDRLMAVAESLMEDPALAQAIDRQDAAASHRIVARALYGS; this is encoded by the coding sequence ATGAGCCGTCCAAATCGCCCCCGCTATGCCGCGCGGCTCAACGCGTTCAAACAGCTCACGCCGGGCTCGGATGTGCGGGACTGGATCGCGGCGGCGGGACAGGTGGGCGGATTGGGGGCGGCGGACCTGAACTTCCCAGACCATTTTGCGGTCTATGACGCGGACCAGATGGGGAATTTTCTGGGGGAGGCCGCGCTGACTTTGAACGGGATCGCGATGCGGTACTATACCGACCCCGGTTTCAAACTGGGCGCGTTCACGCATCCTGATGCCGCTGTCAGACAGGCCGCCTTGGATGTCACCAAACAGGGTATCGACACCTGTGCCCGCATGGGCGGCAAAACGGTCACTTTGTGGATGGGGCAGGACGGGTTCGATTATGCGTTTCAGATGGATTACGGGCTGGCCTGGGATCGCACGGTCGCGGCCATCGCCGATATCTGCGCCCATGACCCAAACATCGACATCGCGATTGAATACAAACCGAATGAGCCGCGGGCCTTTGCCCTGATGCCGGATATCGGCACCACGTTGCTGGCCTGCCGCGAGGTGGGCGCGGTCAATCTGGGCGTGACGCTCGACTTCGCCCATGTCCTTTACGCCGATGAGATGCCCGCCCATTCCGCCGCGCTGATCGGGCGGCATTCGCGGATGATCGGCCTGCATCTGAACGACGGCTACGGCAAGCGCGACGATGGGCTGATGGTGGGCTCGGTCCATGCCATCCAGACCGTCGAATTGCTGGTCGCGATGCTGCGGATGGGCCAGACCGATGTGATCTATTTCGACACCTTCCCCGACATGGGCGGTCTGAACCCGATTGAGGAGGCGCGGACCAATGTCGCCGTCACGGATCGGCTTATGGCGGTTGCGGAAAGTCTGATGGAAGATCCAGCGCTGGCGCAGGCGATTGACCGGCAGGATGCGGCGGCATCACACCGGATCGTCGCGCGGGCCTTGTACGGCTCATGA
- a CDS encoding PfkB family carbohydrate kinase codes for MSLLVVGALHWDVVVQASRLPRIDETLRGSGVTYQFGGKAGNQAIAAAGAGADVGFAGRNGTDEAGQSMQAALQDAGVDIAQLQAGAGASGMSVAILMEDGNYGAVIVSAENHMFDVDAVQIPDECRLVLLQNEMAAGVIPAMATKAQRAGAGVILNAAPAQGVGKTDLAHLHTLIVNRVEGADLLGIADSAPDPVAVVNGLQELAPQALVILTLGGDGVVFAEPGRAVQSQAARRVSVHSTHGAGDVFVGAYAAAILAGQSLSEAIQLGQAAAAAHISQIR; via the coding sequence ATGAGCCTGCTCGTTGTCGGTGCGTTGCATTGGGATGTTGTGGTGCAGGCGTCCCGTTTGCCCCGCATCGACGAGACGTTGCGCGGATCCGGCGTGACGTATCAGTTTGGCGGCAAGGCCGGAAATCAGGCGATCGCGGCGGCAGGGGCCGGGGCGGATGTCGGTTTTGCTGGCCGCAATGGCACCGACGAGGCGGGCCAGTCCATGCAGGCGGCTTTGCAAGATGCTGGTGTGGACATCGCACAATTGCAGGCTGGGGCAGGGGCGTCGGGGATGAGCGTTGCGATCCTCATGGAGGATGGCAATTACGGGGCGGTGATCGTATCGGCCGAGAACCATATGTTCGACGTAGATGCCGTGCAGATACCGGACGAATGCCGCCTCGTTCTGTTGCAAAATGAGATGGCGGCCGGTGTGATCCCGGCCATGGCGACGAAGGCCCAACGCGCGGGTGCCGGGGTGATCTTGAACGCCGCACCGGCGCAGGGCGTTGGCAAGACCGACCTTGCGCATCTCCACACGCTGATCGTGAACCGGGTCGAAGGGGCCGATCTGTTGGGCATTGCGGACAGCGCACCTGATCCGGTGGCGGTGGTCAATGGCCTGCAAGAGCTGGCCCCGCAGGCGCTGGTGATCCTGACACTCGGTGGGGACGGCGTTGTTTTCGCTGAGCCGGGCCGGGCAGTGCAGTCACAAGCCGCGCGCCGGGTCTCGGTACACTCCACCCACGGGGCGGGTGACGTGTTTGTCGGCGCTTACGCGGCGGCGATCCTGGCGGGGCAATCGCTGTCTGAAGCCATCCAGTTGGGGCAAGCCGCAGCCGCCGCCCACATCTCTCAGATCCGGTAG
- a CDS encoding amidohydrolase family protein — MTDRIDAHQHYWHPQRGDYDWMPMDNAVLARPYGPADLAPHLRTHGIGRSVLVQAAATVQETEYMLGIADATPTVAGVVGWIDFERPDDLHHLQRLANHPKFLGVRPMIQDIPDDGWMLRDDVQWGYQAIIDHDLTFDALGFPRHLANFHTLLMRYPDMRVVIDHCMKPQIRAHSAESFRHWADGMTLLADTTNAACKLSGLVTEADGWTLEDLRPYARHVLDAFGPDRVMWGSDWPVCQLEATYDEWGNAAEALTAHLSRGAQDMIFGGTAAAFYRI; from the coding sequence GTGACCGACCGTATCGACGCGCATCAGCACTATTGGCATCCGCAGCGCGGCGACTACGACTGGATGCCGATGGACAATGCCGTTCTGGCCCGGCCCTACGGCCCCGCTGATTTGGCACCGCACCTGAGGACCCATGGCATTGGCCGCAGTGTTTTGGTGCAAGCCGCCGCAACCGTGCAGGAAACCGAATACATGCTGGGGATCGCCGATGCGACACCCACGGTTGCAGGCGTCGTTGGGTGGATCGATTTTGAACGGCCGGACGACCTGCACCACCTGCAACGACTGGCAAACCACCCAAAGTTTCTGGGGGTGAGACCGATGATCCAGGACATCCCCGACGACGGCTGGATGCTGCGCGACGACGTGCAATGGGGGTATCAGGCGATCATTGATCACGATCTGACCTTCGACGCGCTGGGGTTTCCGCGCCATCTGGCGAATTTCCACACGCTTCTGATGCGCTACCCGGACATGCGCGTGGTGATCGACCATTGCATGAAGCCGCAGATCCGCGCCCATTCGGCTGAAAGTTTCCGCCATTGGGCCGACGGTATGACCCTACTGGCCGACACAACGAACGCGGCCTGCAAGCTGTCGGGCCTCGTAACTGAGGCCGATGGGTGGACATTGGAGGACCTGCGCCCCTATGCGCGCCACGTATTGGACGCCTTCGGGCCCGACCGCGTGATGTGGGGGTCCGACTGGCCGGTGTGCCAGTTGGAAGCCACCTATGATGAATGGGGCAATGCGGCGGAAGCATTGACGGCACATCTGTCCCGTGGCGCACAGGATATGATCTTTGGTGGCACGGCGGCGGCGTTCTACCGGATCTGA
- a CDS encoding aldo/keto reductase, with the protein MALRTHHWDRLGNGGLSFTKLGFGTAPFGNLYRAISDEDADAILDRAWEAGVRYFDTAPLYGLGLAETRLNRFLRGKDRDSYVLSTKVGRLLRATAPDKRDGFGKWFDVPARTEVYDYTYDGVMRSIEFSLERLGTHRIDMLFAHDIDLANHGSQQVLDAKLEELMAGGYKALQELRDQGVIKAFGAGVNEWQPCQWLAERGDFDMFLLAGRYTLLEQEALNSFLPLCEARGIGVVVGGAYNSGILATGPKPGAFYNYDPAPQDILDRVGRIEHICSQNGVRMVDAAFQFPLRHPSVVSVIPGGQGMDEMNSNIAAEAAQIPDQLWADLKAAGLMREDAP; encoded by the coding sequence ATGGCATTGCGCACACATCACTGGGACCGGCTTGGAAACGGCGGGCTGAGCTTCACGAAACTGGGGTTCGGCACCGCGCCGTTCGGCAACCTCTATCGCGCGATCAGTGATGAGGACGCCGATGCCATTCTGGACCGCGCGTGGGAGGCGGGCGTCCGCTATTTCGATACGGCTCCCCTCTATGGTCTGGGCCTGGCAGAGACGCGGCTGAACCGGTTTTTGCGCGGAAAGGACCGCGACAGTTACGTCTTGTCCACCAAAGTCGGGCGGCTCTTGCGGGCGACCGCGCCGGACAAGCGCGACGGCTTTGGCAAATGGTTTGACGTCCCGGCCCGCACTGAGGTCTATGACTACACCTATGACGGTGTGATGCGGTCCATCGAGTTCAGCCTTGAGAGGTTGGGCACCCACCGGATCGATATGCTGTTTGCCCATGACATTGACCTGGCCAACCACGGCAGCCAGCAGGTGCTGGACGCGAAGCTGGAAGAGCTGATGGCGGGGGGCTACAAGGCGCTGCAGGAGCTGCGGGATCAGGGGGTCATCAAGGCGTTTGGCGCAGGCGTGAATGAATGGCAGCCCTGTCAATGGCTCGCCGAGCGCGGCGATTTTGACATGTTCCTGCTTGCGGGCCGCTATACCCTGCTGGAACAGGAGGCGCTGAACAGCTTCCTGCCGCTCTGCGAGGCGCGCGGCATTGGCGTCGTCGTGGGCGGGGCCTACAATTCGGGCATTCTGGCCACCGGCCCCAAACCCGGCGCGTTCTACAATTACGACCCTGCCCCACAAGACATTCTGGACCGCGTGGGCAGGATCGAGCACATCTGCTCCCAAAACGGGGTGCGCATGGTCGACGCGGCCTTTCAGTTTCCATTGCGCCACCCTTCGGTCGTGTCCGTGATCCCCGGCGGGCAGGGAATGGACGAGATGAACAGTAACATCGCCGCCGAAGCCGCACAGATCCCCGATCAGCTGTGGGCGGACCTCAAGGCGGCTGGCCTGATGCGGGAGGACGCGCCGTGA
- a CDS encoding BtpA/SgcQ family protein, whose product MQKFRDVFGTPKPVIAMVHLGAMPGTPLHDADAGLEGLVAAAAADLSALQAAGVDAVMFGNENDRPYEFAVDTASTATMAYVIGQLRGQITVPFGVNVLWDPDSTIALAAATGAQFCREIFTGTYASDMGVWAPDAGRALRYRKRLGRDDLAMLYNVSAEFADSLDKRPLPDRARSAVFSSVPDAVLVSGQITGEAARMEDLEAVKAVLPETPVLANTGVKHDTVAEVLRIADGCIVGSSLKVDGHTWNAVDPDRAKDFMDRARASR is encoded by the coding sequence ATGCAGAAATTCAGGGACGTGTTCGGCACGCCAAAACCGGTGATTGCGATGGTGCATCTTGGCGCCATGCCCGGCACGCCGTTGCACGACGCGGATGCCGGGTTGGAGGGGTTGGTCGCTGCCGCCGCCGCAGATCTGTCCGCCTTGCAGGCCGCCGGTGTTGATGCGGTGATGTTCGGCAATGAGAATGATCGCCCCTATGAATTCGCCGTCGATACCGCCAGCACCGCCACCATGGCCTATGTCATCGGTCAATTGCGCGGGCAGATCACCGTGCCCTTTGGCGTGAATGTTCTGTGGGATCCCGACAGCACCATCGCCCTGGCCGCAGCCACCGGGGCCCAGTTCTGTCGGGAGATCTTTACCGGCACCTATGCCAGTGACATGGGCGTCTGGGCGCCTGATGCGGGCCGGGCGCTGCGCTATCGCAAGCGGTTGGGGCGGGACGATCTGGCGATGCTCTATAACGTCAGCGCGGAATTTGCGGACAGTCTGGACAAGCGGCCACTGCCGGATCGCGCGCGGTCTGCGGTGTTCTCATCCGTGCCCGATGCGGTGTTGGTGTCGGGCCAGATCACCGGGGAAGCGGCGCGGATGGAGGATCTGGAAGCTGTCAAAGCCGTGCTGCCGGAGACGCCGGTGCTGGCCAATACCGGTGTCAAACACGACACTGTGGCCGAGGTTTTGCGGATCGCCGATGGCTGTATCGTCGGCTCGTCCCTCAAGGTCGACGGGCATACCTGGAACGCGGTCGACCCGGACCGGGCAAAGGACTTCATGGACAGGGCAAGGGCCAGCCGATGA
- a CDS encoding M42 family metallopeptidase gives MIADDLKALMMIPGLSGHEGRVAAAIAARMPVECRTDTMGNLIATFPGQGPSVMLFTHMDQLGLIVRKIDDDGLIRVHRMGGVPERALPSQSVVLSTPDGRDISGVLANKSHHATGPDEKYTVLKAADLFIDTGHGSKAAVEAAGIRIGTPVTYAPNVVDLEGGRIAGTSVDDRAGCAVLLDVAAALARRDGGPPVHVVFSTQEEFNLRGAVVAAQALQPDIAIQIDLMLACDTPDMAGQGEMALGEGPGMSLYSFHGRGTLNGVLPHPALVALFDETASSEDMALQRSAQIGVLTDLSYVQSVGHGVASIDLGFPMRYSHSSLEMCQISDLEALSRLLVAGLARIGPDFPLERWA, from the coding sequence ATGATCGCCGACGACCTGAAAGCGCTGATGATGATCCCCGGCCTCTCCGGGCACGAGGGGCGGGTGGCGGCAGCAATTGCAGCACGGATGCCGGTGGAATGCCGCACGGATACGATGGGCAATCTGATCGCGACCTTTCCAGGCCAGGGCCCATCGGTCATGCTGTTCACCCATATGGATCAGCTTGGCCTGATCGTGCGCAAGATCGACGACGACGGCTTGATCCGTGTGCATCGCATGGGCGGTGTTCCCGAACGGGCCCTTCCGTCGCAATCGGTGGTGCTCAGCACCCCGGACGGACGCGACATATCGGGGGTCTTGGCGAACAAAAGCCACCATGCAACCGGGCCGGATGAGAAATATACCGTGCTGAAGGCGGCAGACCTGTTCATCGACACCGGGCACGGGTCGAAGGCGGCGGTGGAAGCGGCGGGGATCAGGATCGGCACGCCGGTGACCTATGCACCGAACGTTGTGGACCTGGAGGGGGGCCGCATTGCTGGAACCTCGGTCGATGACCGTGCGGGCTGTGCCGTGTTGCTGGATGTGGCCGCCGCGTTGGCCAGACGTGACGGCGGCCCGCCCGTGCATGTGGTGTTTTCCACCCAGGAGGAATTCAATCTGCGCGGCGCGGTTGTTGCGGCGCAGGCGCTTCAGCCTGATATCGCGATCCAGATCGACCTGATGCTAGCCTGCGACACGCCGGATATGGCCGGTCAGGGGGAGATGGCACTCGGGGAAGGCCCGGGAATGAGCCTCTACAGCTTTCATGGCAGGGGCACGTTGAATGGCGTCTTGCCGCATCCCGCGCTGGTCGCTCTGTTCGATGAAACGGCGTCGTCTGAGGACATGGCCTTGCAGCGGTCGGCCCAGATCGGGGTGCTGACGGACCTGTCCTACGTGCAATCGGTGGGCCACGGCGTGGCGTCCATCGATCTGGGCTTCCCGATGCGCTATTCCCATTCCTCCCTTGAGATGTGTCAGATCAGCGATCTGGAGGCTTTGTCGCGGTTGCTGGTCGCGGGGCTGGCCCGGATCGGCCCGGATTTTCCACTGGAGCGATGGGCGTGA
- a CDS encoding FGGY-family carbohydrate kinase has protein sequence MGVSYTLGVDIGTYETKGVLVDAAGCVVAMATAAHDMLVPHPGWAEHRPEQDWWGDFVSVTREVLTKSGVAPDQIKAVACSAIGPCMLPVDDGGAPLMNGVLYGVDTRAMAEVQALTARIGEDVILDRCGNALTSQSVGPKILWLKTHRPDIYEKTAKILTATSFLVHRLTGEFVIDHYTAANFSPLYDVSTQDWCFDLAPEIATPQMLPRLLWSSEIAGHITARAATTTGLAEGTPVTAGTIDAAAEALSVGVRQSGDMMMMYGSTIFVITLTPDRVRDARLWYAPWLFPGQHASMAGLATSGTLTHWFRDQFAAELPRDTAFPTLAAEAEAIAPGAGGLLFLPYFSGERTPLHDPLAKGAFFGMNLTHTRAHLFRAVIEGIAHGTAHVVETYRDVEAAPSRILAVGGGTKNALWLQATSDTSGLDQILCDKTIGASYGDAFLARIAIGEADIEDIATWNPVQRTVTAQREPAYERAYPLFRRLYEQTKDIAAELG, from the coding sequence ATGGGCGTGAGCTATACCCTTGGCGTTGATATCGGCACCTACGAGACCAAGGGCGTGTTGGTGGATGCCGCCGGTTGCGTGGTTGCCATGGCCACCGCAGCCCATGACATGCTGGTGCCCCACCCCGGATGGGCGGAGCATCGGCCAGAGCAGGATTGGTGGGGGGATTTCGTTTCTGTCACCCGTGAGGTGTTGACGAAATCAGGTGTCGCACCGGACCAGATCAAGGCCGTCGCCTGTTCGGCCATCGGGCCGTGCATGTTACCGGTGGATGATGGTGGAGCGCCCTTGATGAACGGCGTTCTCTATGGGGTCGATACCCGCGCCATGGCGGAGGTGCAGGCCCTGACGGCTCGGATCGGGGAGGACGTGATCCTTGACCGATGCGGCAACGCGCTGACGTCGCAATCGGTCGGGCCCAAGATCCTGTGGCTCAAGACACACCGTCCGGACATCTACGAAAAGACCGCCAAGATCCTGACTGCCACCAGTTTTCTGGTGCATCGGCTGACCGGCGAATTCGTAATTGATCATTACACGGCTGCCAATTTCTCGCCGCTATATGACGTATCCACGCAAGACTGGTGTTTCGATCTGGCCCCTGAGATCGCAACTCCCCAGATGCTGCCACGCCTGCTGTGGTCATCCGAGATTGCGGGCCATATCACCGCCCGTGCGGCGACCACCACGGGCCTGGCGGAAGGCACACCCGTGACCGCAGGTACGATTGACGCAGCAGCAGAAGCGTTAAGCGTCGGCGTGCGGCAATCGGGCGACATGATGATGATGTATGGCTCCACCATCTTTGTGATCACCTTGACGCCAGACCGCGTGCGCGACGCGCGGCTGTGGTACGCACCATGGCTGTTCCCGGGCCAACACGCATCGATGGCGGGTCTGGCCACATCGGGCACACTGACCCACTGGTTCCGCGACCAATTCGCGGCGGAACTGCCGCGCGATACGGCCTTTCCGACCCTTGCAGCCGAGGCAGAGGCCATCGCTCCGGGGGCCGGCGGCCTGTTGTTTCTGCCCTATTTCTCAGGCGAACGAACGCCGCTCCACGATCCGCTCGCCAAGGGCGCGTTCTTCGGCATGAACCTGACCCACACCCGCGCCCACCTGTTCCGCGCGGTGATCGAGGGCATCGCCCATGGCACGGCCCATGTGGTGGAAACGTACCGGGATGTTGAGGCCGCGCCCTCGCGCATTCTGGCCGTCGGCGGCGGCACCAAGAATGCGCTGTGGTTGCAGGCGACGTCGGACACGTCTGGCCTGGATCAGATCCTGTGCGACAAGACAATCGGGGCCAGCTACGGCGACGCTTTTCTGGCGCGGATCGCGATCGGTGAGGCAGATATCGAGGACATTGCCACATGGAACCCGGTCCAGCGCACCGTGACCGCGCAGCGGGAACCGGCCTATGAAAGGGCCTATCCGCTGTTTCGGCGCCTCTACGAGCAAACCAAAGACATCGCGGCGGAGTTGGGGTGA